In the Mytilus trossulus isolate FHL-02 chromosome 1, PNRI_Mtr1.1.1.hap1, whole genome shotgun sequence genome, one interval contains:
- the LOC134690572 gene encoding protein rolling stone-like isoform X1: protein MVWLFSNMARCDDIKKEFKCTNFVFDHDSPKQFVLAECGPRILYPIWSGFWLVWHIVWFSLDPYNAYRNGGDGDPYYFIYLTNWGYMLVGFYNLVDFIVTLYVHVRRSDIVHLSPKSDNKDQMPWYIKLLWISFEINNSISVLITIAFYGLLTPTGDPTSIEKHAINSVYVLLNFFVCAKPVRLLHVIYPLIIGVIYVIFSVIYQVGGDGAAIYPVLDWDQAGTTIIYVVVLTCIGVPVVHMSFFAMYQLRIFIHDQCCANSGVQCYNEQTAIRTGESGVTSYM, encoded by the exons gTTTGGTTATTCAGTAACATGGCAAGATGTGACGATATAAAGAAGGAATTTAAATGTaccaattttgtatttgatcATGATTCCCCTAAACAGTTTGTTCTAGCAGAG TGTGGCCCTAGAATCTTATATCCTATATGGAGTGGATTTTGGTTAGTATGGCATATTGTATGGTTTTCTCTTGATCCGTACAACGCATACAGAAATGGTGGAGACGGTGATCCATATTACTTCATATATTTGACAAACTGGGGCTATATGCTGGTGGGATTTTATAATCTAGTGGATTTTATTGTTACTTTATATGTTCATGTGAGGAgatctgatattgtacatttatctCCTAAGTCAG ATAATAAAGATCAAATGCCATGGTATATTAAACTACTTTGGATATCATTTGAGATTAATAACAGTATAAGTGTCTTGATAACTATAGCATTCTATGGCTTACTGACACCAA ctGGTGACCCAACTAGTATAGAAAAACACGCCATAAACTCAGTGTATGTTCTGTTGAATTTTTTCGTCTGTGCCAAACCTGTTCGTTTATTGCATGTTATATATCCGTTAATTATTGGtgttatttatgtaatattttccgTGATTTATCAAGTTGGAGGAGATGGAGCAGCAATTTATCCGGTTTTAGACTGGGACCAAGCTGGAACGACTATTATATATGTCGTAGTTCTCACATGTATTGGTGTTCCTGTTGTGCACATGTCTTTCTTTGCTATGTATCAGCTACGCATATTTATCCACGACCAATGTTGCGCTAACAGTGGAGTGCAATGTTATAATGAACAAACCGCAATCAGAACTGGAGAAAGTGGCGTGACGTCTTACATGTGA
- the LOC134690572 gene encoding protein rolling stone-like isoform X2, with product MARCDDIKKEFKCTNFVFDHDSPKQFVLAECGPRILYPIWSGFWLVWHIVWFSLDPYNAYRNGGDGDPYYFIYLTNWGYMLVGFYNLVDFIVTLYVHVRRSDIVHLSPKSDNKDQMPWYIKLLWISFEINNSISVLITIAFYGLLTPTGDPTSIEKHAINSVYVLLNFFVCAKPVRLLHVIYPLIIGVIYVIFSVIYQVGGDGAAIYPVLDWDQAGTTIIYVVVLTCIGVPVVHMSFFAMYQLRIFIHDQCCANSGVQCYNEQTAIRTGESGVTSYM from the exons ATGGCAAGATGTGACGATATAAAGAAGGAATTTAAATGTaccaattttgtatttgatcATGATTCCCCTAAACAGTTTGTTCTAGCAGAG TGTGGCCCTAGAATCTTATATCCTATATGGAGTGGATTTTGGTTAGTATGGCATATTGTATGGTTTTCTCTTGATCCGTACAACGCATACAGAAATGGTGGAGACGGTGATCCATATTACTTCATATATTTGACAAACTGGGGCTATATGCTGGTGGGATTTTATAATCTAGTGGATTTTATTGTTACTTTATATGTTCATGTGAGGAgatctgatattgtacatttatctCCTAAGTCAG ATAATAAAGATCAAATGCCATGGTATATTAAACTACTTTGGATATCATTTGAGATTAATAACAGTATAAGTGTCTTGATAACTATAGCATTCTATGGCTTACTGACACCAA ctGGTGACCCAACTAGTATAGAAAAACACGCCATAAACTCAGTGTATGTTCTGTTGAATTTTTTCGTCTGTGCCAAACCTGTTCGTTTATTGCATGTTATATATCCGTTAATTATTGGtgttatttatgtaatattttccgTGATTTATCAAGTTGGAGGAGATGGAGCAGCAATTTATCCGGTTTTAGACTGGGACCAAGCTGGAACGACTATTATATATGTCGTAGTTCTCACATGTATTGGTGTTCCTGTTGTGCACATGTCTTTCTTTGCTATGTATCAGCTACGCATATTTATCCACGACCAATGTTGCGCTAACAGTGGAGTGCAATGTTATAATGAACAAACCGCAATCAGAACTGGAGAAAGTGGCGTGACGTCTTACATGTGA